AAGATTTGTTTGCCGCTGTCGATACATTTTGCGCTGATTGATTTACAGTAGCGCAATAAGTCGATTATGCCAATAACAAACTTTTTTACAGGTAACCAATATGCCACCTATTATTTCTATTGTGGGAAAATCCGAGTCGGGCAAGACTACGCTTATCGAAAAACTGATTCCGGAATTAAAGCGGCGGGGGTATCGCATCGGTGTCATCAAGCACGCCTTTCATGAATTCGAGTTCGACAAACCGGGTAAGGACAGCTGGCGGCATAGAGCTGCGGGGGCGGATACGGTTCTTGTGGCGGCGCCCAATTCGATTGTTATGGTCAAGAATGCCCAAGGCGAAACCCTGGATGAACTGGAAGGGTATTTCCGGGACATGGATCTTGTTCTTACCGAGGGGTTTAAACACGGCCATAAACCCCAGATAGAGATTTTTCGCAGGGAACGACATCAGCACCCGCTTTCAGCGGGAAATTCCAATCTGATCGCCCTCGTGACCAATGCCGACATCGAGCTGAAAGTGCCGACGTTTGGGCTGGAAGACATTGTACCCCTGGCTGACCTGATCGAAGACAAATTTTTATGAATCCAGAAGATTTTAAGCAGTGGATCAAATGGTTTAAAGCTTATGTTTCCGGGTATCTTACTGAAAATCCTGACGACAATCACGCCATACGCCTGAAAGAAGAACACACCTATCGCGTTTGCGGCAATATCACCCTGCTTTCCAAAAAGTTGGACCTGTCCCCCGGGGATATCCTGCTGGCGAAAACAATGGCCCTGTTTCACGACCTCGGAAGATTCAAGCAATACCGGCGCTACAGGACATTTGATGACCGGGTTTCTCAAAACCACGCCGCGCTGGGTGTTGCGGAAATTGCGCTCCATAATGTGTTGTCGGCCTGTCGAGAACCGGAAAAAGGACTGATCACCAGCGCCATTTCTCACCATAATGCAGCGGCTTTGCCCGAAAGCCAGGATGAGCGGACGCTGTTTTTCATGCGCTTGCTGCGGGATGCCGACAAACTGGATATCTGGCGGGTATTTTGCGACTATTACCGGCAGCGCCGTCAGCGACAGGGTGAAGCTCCCAATCAAACGATCGAATTGGGCCTTCCGGACTTGCCGACGTGCTCGCGGGCAGTTGTGGCGGCGCTTCAAGCGGGACGCTATGCCCGCATTGAGGATTTAAGAACGCTAAACGACTTTAAACTGCTGCAGATCAGCTGGGTATATGATCTTAATTTTCAACCGTCCTTTAAAACCCTCCAGCAGCGGGGCTATATCGATCAAATTGCAGCGGAAGTGCCCCAAACAAACGAAATCGGGAACATTGTCAAGAAAAGCCTGGCGTATATGCATAATTTCGTTTGAAAATCAGATTGCATACCGCAGCCTATAAGTCGGTTTTAACCCCATCTGACCCCACACGGCGAATGACAGAATACCATTCCGGTTCATTTGTAACCAAGGGGAAGCCTTTGGCTCTACAAGGTAAAGTATTAAAACAGCCCCGCAAAAAAAGGGTCTATTCGGCATGGGGTGTCAAACAATTAAAATATGCGTTAACCTGATGAAATCAAAAACTTCTAGAGATCGGTCCGGATAAACAGGAAGGTGTCCTGTTCGATCGGCCCCGGCACGTTAGGTTATAAACGGCGCGGCGGGGGCGCAATATCGGCATATCGGCGTTTTTCACAGGACCGGAAAGGGAGGATGAGTGGTTCCAAGCATATCGAGAAGGGCATTTATAAAAGGCGGTCTGGCTGCTGCCGGCACGGTTGCCGCCAGCGGAGTGCCGGCGAGGGCGGCAAGACTGGATGAGCGCCGGCAGCTGGCCACCCTCCTTGACATCAGTAAATGCGTTGGCTGCGAAGCCTGCGTTGAGGCCTGCCGCGAAGTCAACGAAGAAAAAAAACCGAACCCCCGAAAACCGTTTCCGGCGATGTATCCCCCAAGGGTGAAAGTTGAAGACTGGTCCGATAAAAAGGATGTCAGTGACCGACTGACGCCTTATAACTGGCTGTTTATTCAAAGTGCTGCTGTTGAAATTGACGGCAAGGAAAAGACCCTGACCCTGCCGCGGCGCTGTATGCACTGCGCCAATCCACCCTGTGTCAAACTGTGCCCATGGGGGGCCGCCCAGCAGCTTGAGAATGGAATCGCCCGGATTGATGCCGATATCTGTCTGGGGGGGTCCAAGTGCAAGGCCGTTTGCCCCTGGAGTATCCCCCAGCGTCAAACCGGCACGGGACTATACCTTGATTTGCTGCCGTCTCTTGCCGGCAACGGCGTGATGTACAAATGCGACCGTTGCTATGACCGGGTGGCTGACGGTGAACTGCCAGCCTGTATTGAAGCCTGTCCGGAAGAGGTCCAGACCATCGGGCCTCGGCCTGAAATTATAAAAAAAGCCCATCAACTGGCCAAAGAAACCGGCGGCTATATCTATGGCGAAACCGAGAACGGCGGGACCAACACGATCTATGTCTCTCCGGTCCCTTTTGAAACGTTAAACCGACAGATCGAAAAGGGAAGCGGTCGCCCCCATCTAAAGTCCGTGGCCGCCACCATGGAGCAGGCCGACAAACTGGTGGCCGCCATGCTGATCGCCCCCTTTGCAGGGGCGATTGCTGCTGCGGGTAAATATTACAAGATGTTCAAATCAACAAAAGAAGAGGGCGCTCCCAATGAATAAAGACCCACTGAATCGGAAAACGCCGAAAAAACGGACATTTCAATACGGCTATGCGGCGCTCATCCTGTTGCTGGCATTATCGGGATTCGGCCAGATGCCGATTTTCAAGCGATATTACATTGCGGATATCCCCGGACTGGGCTGGCTTGCAGAATTTTATGTAACCCATTACCTCCACTATCTGGGTGCGGTGCTGCTCATCGGGGCCGCGGCGTATGTTCTGGCGGACTTCCTGCTGTCCCGGCGAAAAACCCTGCAATTAACGCCGACAGGGCTTTTACTGTCGGCCTTATTAGGCGGCATACTTCTCACAGGCGCTTTTCTGGTCTTGCGAAATTTGCCGGGATTCTGGTTTCCGCCGGGGGTGATCATTGTTATGGATCTCAGTCACCTGATAGGGGTGATGCTGTTTCTAATGGCGACCCTGTACGGAATCCTGTTTAAAAAAAGCTGGACAATTGCGGTGCATAACCATATGGAAAGGGAATAAACGCATGAAAGAATTTCTGATCGTAGTCGTTTTTATCGGCGCATGGTACCTCCTGCAGGCCTATATTCTGCCCAAGCTGGGTGTTTCCACCTGAGTGCGGGATGCTTGTCAGGTGACAAGAAAAAAAAATGACGATAAACAATCCGAAGCACAGAAAAAAAAAGGATGATGACTCTGAACTGATTGAGGCCATCAATTCCGGCCGGAAGAATCTGTTCCTTGATCTGGTGAAACGTTACCAGCACCGGCTTTATAACTTCGGTTTGCGAATGTGCCGGGACAAAAGCGATGCCGAGGACTTGGTTCAGGAAACATTTTTTAATGTATTCAAATATTTAAAAAGCTTTCGCCATGAAACCAAATTCAAGAACTGGCTGTACCGGATCGCCGGCAGCGTCTGCATTAAAAAACGCAGAAAATCCAAATATGCGCCGGAAAGGGAATTATCCCTGGAAGAATTTATTCCCAAAGAGGGCGAACCGGTTCAGACCGAACTGCCGGCCTGGGCCGCCATGCCCATTGACAAGTTGCTGAACGCTGAATTGTCTGACACCGTTCAAACGGCTATTCAATCGCTACCTGAGAAATATAGACTGGTTATCGTATTAAGGGATATGGAGGACTTTTCAACGGAAGAAACCGCTCAGATTTTAAAGATCAGCCCGGCCAATGTCAAAGTCAGGCTCTATCGGGCGCGTCTTTTTTTAAAGGAAAAACTGCAAGAGTATTTTGAAAATGAACAGTCATACCCATGATATGAAATTCTGCCTGGCAATGTTTGAAAAGCTTTCCGAATACATCGACAATGAACTGGATGAGCTGACCTGCCAGGACATTGAACGGCACGCCCGGGAATGCATTCGCTGCAAGACGTGCCTGGATACCCTAAAGCGAACCATCGACCTGTGCCGGAATACGGGCGATAAACCGCTGCCTGAAACGTTTTCTTTCAGATTAAAAGAGTTTGTCCAAAGCCTGTCTTAGCGGACTGATAAACCAATTAAGTTTGATCCCTCTCTATTGTCCATTTCTATTGAACCCCTGATCCCTTCCCGTTTTATTTTGCCTTTTTTAAAAAGATAAATCGTATAATTCATTAAAAATAAAAGATATTTTACACTTTTTTTGAATTTGAAACGCTCAGTTTAGGTTTGACAAAAAACAGTCTAAATGATTAAAAAGAAACCTTTATCGTCATGCAGGGGTGAAATTCAATGGATTTTTTTCTATGTGTATTGGGAATGGTAATGATTTTGGAAGGATTTCCCTATTTTGCCTTTCCCGAAAAAATGAAGATTTGGGTTCAAAAAGTACTTGAGATGCCCGAGGGAACCTTGCGAAAATTCGGATTTGTTCTGATGGCAACCGGTCTGTGGCTGGTTTATATTGGCAGGAATTGACCCCGATGTTTAGTTTGGATGACTATGATTATGATCTTCCCGAAGAACGGATCGCCCAGCAGCCGGCAACCCAGCGGGATCAGTCCCGGCTGCTGGTGATGAACCGTCGTAGCGGTGCGCTTTCACACCGCAGTTTTATTGATTTGGACAGCCTGCTGGCGCCTTCCGATGTATTGGTCATAAACAACACCGAGGTGATTCCCGGGCGGCTTTATGGCCGAAAAGAGACCGGCGGCAGGGCCGAAGTCCTGATCCTCGATTATGCCGGCAGGCGTTTGCTGGAAGACACTGCGGATGAATTTGAATGCGAATGCCTGGTAAAATCATCCAAACCTGCCCGGAAGGGATCGACCCTGCATTTTGACCAGGGATTGGCAGCAGACGTTTTAAGTGTTAAAAACAACATCTACACGTTGAAATTCAGATCGCCGGGAAATTTTGAAAAGCTTCTTTACGGGATTGGAAGCGTCCCGCTGCCGCCATACATCAAACGGGAAGAAAATCCGGCGTCCACCCGGGAGGATCGGGAAACATATCAGACCGTTTATGCCTCCCGGCGCGGCGCCATTGCCGCACCGACGGCCGGTTTTCATTTTACGGCGTCTATGTTGAAAAAGATAAAAGCCAAAGGTATAAAGGTCATTGAAATTACGCTCTATATCGGCTACGGAACCTTTCTGCCGGTCCGGGTGGACGACATCCGAATGCACCGCATGCATGCCGAGCGGTATTCGGTTTCAAACGCCGCGGCCGAAGCGATCAACCAGGCCCGGGCATCCGGGAGCAGAATCATTGCCGTGGGGACTACCTGTGTGCGGACGCTTGAGTTTCTGGCCGATAGAGACGGAAAGCTGGCGGGTGCAGAGGGCAGTTGCGATCTTTTTATATATCCCGGGTACGAATTCAAGATTGTGGATGCCGTGCTGACAAATTTTCATTTGCCGAAATCAACCCTCCTGATGCTGATTTCGGCGTTTGCCGGGCGGGACAACATATTAAATGCGTATAGAGAAGCAGTCGACAGAAAATACAGATTTTACAGCTATGGGGATGCAATGTTTATCGCTTAATACAGGTATTCATTAATATGATTACGTTTAATATTTTAACCCTGCGGCCTTTGCGGCTCGAGCGAAGCGGGCGGTGAAACTCTTAAAAGAAAACACTTCATCTAATTACGAATCAAAGCAGTTAGCAGCGAATAATCTTTATGGGCAATTTTGAAATTATATCCCGTGCAGACGACTCCAAAGCCAGGGCGGGACTGTTACGAACTTTCCATGGCGCCATTGAAACGCCGGTGTTTATGCCGGTGGGTACACTGGGAACGGTTAAATCGCTGTCTCCGGAAGAACTGGTGGAAGCAGGGGCCCGGATCATTCTGGGAAACACCTACCACCTGTATCTGAGGCCTGGGTGCGATGTGATCGGGCAGTTTTCAGGGCTTCATCGGTTTATGAACTGGAATCGGGCCATTTTGACCGACAGCGGCGGGTTTCAGATTTTTTCCCTTGCCAAACTTTCCAAGACCTCGGAAGATGGTGTTATGTTTCAGTCCCATATTGACGGCTCAACCCATCTGCTTACCCCGGAAAAATCCATTGAAATTCAATTGTGTCTGGGCTCCGATATCATCATGTGTCTGGATCAGTGCATCCAATATCCGGCAGAAAGGAGAGCCGTCCGGGAAGCCCTCGCTTTGACCACGCGTTGGGCCGGGCGGTGCAAGGATTTTTGGGATCGGCATTCCCGGGGAGCGGACGCCCTCTTTGGAATTGTCCAGGGCGGGATGTTCAGCGACCTTCGCAGCGAGTCTGTTGCCGAACTGGTGGAAATCGGTTTTAACGGCTATGCCATCGGCGGTTTAAGCGTGGGCGAACCCAAGGATATCATGCTGGAGATGGCAGGGTTGACGCTGCCGCAACTGCCGGGGGAAAAACCGAAGTATATCATGGGGGTGGGAACACCGGAAGACCTGGTTAACCTGGTTGACATGGGGGCGGATATGTTTGACTGCGTTATGCCCACCCGCAATGCCAGAAACGGGCAGTTATTTACGGGTTGCGGCGCCATCAATATCAGCAACGCCTGCTTCAAACATGATACCGAGCCGGTTGAGTCCGGCTGCCAGTGCTATGCCTGCCGGAACTATTCACGAGCGTATCTGCGGCACCTCTACCTGGCAAAGGAGCTTCTATCCTATCGATTAAATACCATTCATAATGTCCATTTTTATTTAGACCTGATGAAGCGGATGCGGGCGGCCATCTGTGACGAAAAATTTGGAAAGTTTAAAAAGGATTTTCTTAGCAGCCGAATATGACACTTTCGTTGCCGGAAGACCGCAATCTGTGTTATTTAAAGCAGAACATGCTACATCAGGAAGCGAGGAATCTTCATGAAAGAAAAGGTTCAGGCGGCATTGAATAAAATTCGTCCGATGCTTCAGGCTGACGGCGGGGACGTTGAACTGGTGGGGGTCAATGACGGGACCGTAACAGTTCGATTAAAAGGGGCGTGCTCGGGTTGTCCGATGTCACAGATGACCCTTAAAAACGGAATTGAAAGAATGCTCAAAGAACAGGTGCCGGGAGTCAAAACCGTTGTATCTGTGAGCTGAATCGGAGGTTTTTGATATGACGATTGCAAAAAACATAGAGGCCATACTGGTAAAATCATCCTGGATCCGCAAGATGTTTGAAGAAGGCGCGCGCCTCAAAGCGCTCCACGGCGCTGACAAGGTGTATGATTTCAGCCTGGGCAACCCCAACATTGAACCCCCGGACAGATTCCAGCAGGCCCTGAAAGATGCCGTGAATGCGTCCCCGCCCGGGAGCCACGGCTATATGCCCAACAGCGGTTACCCGTTTGTCTGTGAAGCGGTTGCCGCCTATCTGTCCGGGGAACAGAACATCCGGATAACGGGTAAGGAAGTGATCATGACCTGCGGGGCGGCGGGGGCCCTGAATGTCATTTTAAAAACCCTTCTGGACCCGGGGGATGAGGTTGTCACGCCGGCCCCTTACTTTGTTGAATATAATTTTTATGCCGCCAACCACGGCGGCGTCCTGAAAACGGTTCTGACACGACCGGATTTTACCCTTGACTGCGATGCTGTCCGCGGTGCGATTACAGAGAAAACCAAGGCGGTTCTCATCAATTCGCCCAACAATCCCACCGGTCAGATCTATTCAAAGGAGAGCCTGGCGGAACTGGGCGCCCTGTTAAGGGAACAATCTGCAAAATCGGGACGGACCATATATCTAATTTCGGATGAACCCTACCGGAAAATTGTCTATGACG
The window above is part of the Desulfobacterales bacterium genome. Proteins encoded here:
- the mobB gene encoding molybdopterin-guanine dinucleotide biosynthesis protein B, with the translated sequence MPPIISIVGKSESGKTTLIEKLIPELKRRGYRIGVIKHAFHEFEFDKPGKDSWRHRAAGADTVLVAAPNSIVMVKNAQGETLDELEGYFRDMDLVLTEGFKHGHKPQIEIFRRERHQHPLSAGNSNLIALVTNADIELKVPTFGLEDIVPLADLIEDKFL
- a CDS encoding HD domain-containing protein; its protein translation is MNPEDFKQWIKWFKAYVSGYLTENPDDNHAIRLKEEHTYRVCGNITLLSKKLDLSPGDILLAKTMALFHDLGRFKQYRRYRTFDDRVSQNHAALGVAEIALHNVLSACREPEKGLITSAISHHNAAALPESQDERTLFFMRLLRDADKLDIWRVFCDYYRQRRQRQGEAPNQTIELGLPDLPTCSRAVVAALQAGRYARIEDLRTLNDFKLLQISWVYDLNFQPSFKTLQQRGYIDQIAAEVPQTNEIGNIVKKSLAYMHNFV
- a CDS encoding 4Fe-4S dicluster domain-containing protein, with translation MVPSISRRAFIKGGLAAAGTVAASGVPARAARLDERRQLATLLDISKCVGCEACVEACREVNEEKKPNPRKPFPAMYPPRVKVEDWSDKKDVSDRLTPYNWLFIQSAAVEIDGKEKTLTLPRRCMHCANPPCVKLCPWGAAQQLENGIARIDADICLGGSKCKAVCPWSIPQRQTGTGLYLDLLPSLAGNGVMYKCDRCYDRVADGELPACIEACPEEVQTIGPRPEIIKKAHQLAKETGGYIYGETENGGTNTIYVSPVPFETLNRQIEKGSGRPHLKSVAATMEQADKLVAAMLIAPFAGAIAAAGKYYKMFKSTKEEGAPNE
- a CDS encoding sigma-70 family RNA polymerase sigma factor → MTINNPKHRKKKDDDSELIEAINSGRKNLFLDLVKRYQHRLYNFGLRMCRDKSDAEDLVQETFFNVFKYLKSFRHETKFKNWLYRIAGSVCIKKRRKSKYAPERELSLEEFIPKEGEPVQTELPAWAAMPIDKLLNAELSDTVQTAIQSLPEKYRLVIVLRDMEDFSTEETAQILKISPANVKVRLYRARLFLKEKLQEYFENEQSYP
- a CDS encoding zf-HC2 domain-containing protein, with amino-acid sequence MNSHTHDMKFCLAMFEKLSEYIDNELDELTCQDIERHARECIRCKTCLDTLKRTIDLCRNTGDKPLPETFSFRLKEFVQSLS
- a CDS encoding DUF2065 domain-containing protein, which encodes MDFFLCVLGMVMILEGFPYFAFPEKMKIWVQKVLEMPEGTLRKFGFVLMATGLWLVYIGRN
- the queA gene encoding tRNA preQ1(34) S-adenosylmethionine ribosyltransferase-isomerase QueA, whose product is MFSLDDYDYDLPEERIAQQPATQRDQSRLLVMNRRSGALSHRSFIDLDSLLAPSDVLVINNTEVIPGRLYGRKETGGRAEVLILDYAGRRLLEDTADEFECECLVKSSKPARKGSTLHFDQGLAADVLSVKNNIYTLKFRSPGNFEKLLYGIGSVPLPPYIKREENPASTREDRETYQTVYASRRGAIAAPTAGFHFTASMLKKIKAKGIKVIEITLYIGYGTFLPVRVDDIRMHRMHAERYSVSNAAAEAINQARASGSRIIAVGTTCVRTLEFLADRDGKLAGAEGSCDLFIYPGYEFKIVDAVLTNFHLPKSTLLMLISAFAGRDNILNAYREAVDRKYRFYSYGDAMFIA
- the tgt gene encoding tRNA guanosine(34) transglycosylase Tgt, which translates into the protein MGNFEIISRADDSKARAGLLRTFHGAIETPVFMPVGTLGTVKSLSPEELVEAGARIILGNTYHLYLRPGCDVIGQFSGLHRFMNWNRAILTDSGGFQIFSLAKLSKTSEDGVMFQSHIDGSTHLLTPEKSIEIQLCLGSDIIMCLDQCIQYPAERRAVREALALTTRWAGRCKDFWDRHSRGADALFGIVQGGMFSDLRSESVAELVEIGFNGYAIGGLSVGEPKDIMLEMAGLTLPQLPGEKPKYIMGVGTPEDLVNLVDMGADMFDCVMPTRNARNGQLFTGCGAINISNACFKHDTEPVESGCQCYACRNYSRAYLRHLYLAKELLSYRLNTIHNVHFYLDLMKRMRAAICDEKFGKFKKDFLSSRI
- a CDS encoding NifU family protein gives rise to the protein MKEKVQAALNKIRPMLQADGGDVELVGVNDGTVTVRLKGACSGCPMSQMTLKNGIERMLKEQVPGVKTVVSVS
- a CDS encoding pyridoxal phosphate-dependent aminotransferase, with amino-acid sequence MTIAKNIEAILVKSSWIRKMFEEGARLKALHGADKVYDFSLGNPNIEPPDRFQQALKDAVNASPPGSHGYMPNSGYPFVCEAVAAYLSGEQNIRITGKEVIMTCGAAGALNVILKTLLDPGDEVVTPAPYFVEYNFYAANHGGVLKTVLTRPDFTLDCDAVRGAITEKTKAVLINSPNNPTGQIYSKESLAELGALLREQSAKSGRTIYLISDEPYRKIVYDGLKVSSIFSVYPDSIMATSYSKDISVPGERIGFIAVGPEASSKNELMAGMALANRILGFVSAPALMQRAIAAVQGVSVDVSFYARKRDLLCDGLSARGYEFTKPAGAFYLFAKTPDPDDVKFVKALQEELILAVPGSGFGGPGHFRIAYCVDDNTIRNAMPGFKKVMDKYKKSASPN